One Archangium violaceum genomic window, GTTGACCTTCCACAGGCTCGACACCACCGTTTCCGCGCCCGCGGTGACGAGCGCGCGGCTCAGACCGTAGATGCCCTGCCCGAGCCTGACGTCGCCCCGGCCCGTGTCACACGCGGAGAGGACGACGAGCTCCGTGCCCCACAGGTCGAGGCTGGCGAGCTCGAGCGCGGTGACCGGGGCGCTGGTGAGGACCAACCCGGAGCGGAGCAGCGGGTCGGAGGGACGCCGTGGGGAAGGGCCTCTATCGGCGGCGCCGACCTGAATCAGGGCACGAGAGTCCGCGGGAGCCGCGGTGTTCTCCAGGAAGAAGCCATGGGTGGCGATGTGGAGGATACCGGGTGCTTTCACCTGGAACAGGCGCTCCCTGGTCGCATCGTGGCCGAGGAAGAGCTGGGTCTGGGGGAGCAGGCGCTGGATGGCCAGGGCTTCCTGGCGGGTGCCCGGAAGAGGTGCCCAGGGGGAGCCGGTGCCCTGCGTGGCCTCGAAGGAGGGAGCCGCGAAGACGACGACCGAACGTGAAGGAGAGGGGCGCTGGGGGCGCGGCAACAGATCCCTGCCAGAGGTGAGGCGGGTGAAGTCGAAACGCTCGATGAGGAAGTCATGGCCATCATGGAGCGCGTGGAAGGGGACGAGACCGAGCTGGCCGTCTGGCGCGATGAAGAGACGGCGGACGTCGCCCAGGAGCGGCAGCAGCGGCCGGAACGCCAGGGAGTAGAGCGTCCGTGCATGGTGCTGGTAGGCGGCATCACGGCTGGAGAAGGCGTTGCACAGCTCCGTGGTGGCCAGGTCGATGGGCGCCGCGGGCCCCAGATCCAGGGCGCGGATGCGTCCACTTGGGAAGAGCACCAGAGCCAGGTAGCGGAGCGGACCGGCGCTCTCCGCCCGGTGCGGCCCGGACTCGGGGATGAGCGGTCGGTGCGCGTAGGCGACGAGCTCGACGAGAGCCGCGTCCTGGGGGAGGGCGGCGGCGACACGCTCGACCATTTCAGCGGGAGGTGGAAGGGAAATGAGGGCACGCAGGGGTGCCGAGCGCCTGACGAGGCCGGTTTCGAGGATGTCTCCCTGGGAGGCAAGCTCCTCGAGGCGACGTTGGTATTCGGCTGGAGCAAGCGAGCCGGGGCCCTGGAGGGCCAACGTGGCGAGCTGGGAGCGAATGGCACGCAGTTGCTCGAGTTGCTCTCGGTCCTGGGCGCCGAGGCCGCGGTAGACGATGCGGGAGGTGTTGGAGGTCTCCTCGATGGAGCGTCCCTTGCGCAGCAGCACGGCGGTCAGCGCCAGGTGCCGCACACGCGCATCATCCGGATGGGCCCAGAGCAGGGAATAGAGGCGCTCTTCATCGGTGTGGAGGAATTGCAGCAGATGCAGCTGGCGGGATTCGGAGAGGTCGAGCGCCTCTTCGCGCAGGTATTCCTCGGAGAGGGTGAAGGCGCGCATGAAGAGCGGGATGGCGTCGGCGAGGCGGTCCTGGGCCAGACGAAGCCGGGCGAACTCGACGATCGTGTGGATGAGCTGGGGATGATTCCTACCGAGGGTTGCTTCGCGAATGGCGAGCGCACGCCTGTAGAGGGGCTCGGCCCGCGCGTACAGTCTCCGATTCCTGCAGAGGGTGGCGAGGTTGTCGAGAACGGCGGCAACCGTGGGGTGGTGCTTGCCGAGAGACGTCTCCCAGATGGTGAGTGCACGCTTGTAGAGGGGCTCGGCTCGCGCGTACGACCCGCGAGCGGCGTAGAGGAGGCCGAGGTTGTTGTACGTGTGGCCGACATCGGGATGGTTCTTGCCGAGGGCTGCTTCGCGAATGGCGAGCGCACGCTTGTAGAGGGGCTCGGCCCGAGCGTACGCGCGTTGGTAGTAATGGACGCTCGCCAGGTCGTTGAGGGTGGAGGCCACATCGGGGTGGTGCTGGCCCAGGGACACTTCCCGGATGGCGAGGGCGCGCTCGAGGAGCGGCTCGGCTCGGGCGTACTGCTTCTGATTCCTGTAGAGCAGCGCGAGCGTGTTGAGTGAGGCGGCGACCTGGGGATCATTCCCGCCGAAAGCCGCTTCCTGGATGGCGAGCGCACGCTGAACGAGCGGCTCGGCCTGACCGTACGATCCCTGCTCTTGATAGGCACTGGCGAGGCTGATGAGTGTCTGGGCCAGGTCGGGATGGTGTTTGCCAAGAGCTGTCTCTCGAATGGAGAGCGCTCGTTCATGGAACTGGGTGGCCTGACCGTACGCGCCCTGGATGCCAAGGAGGACGCCGAGGCTGTTGAGCGTTCGAGCGACGTCGGGATGGTTCCCGCCAAGAGTTCTCTCCTGGATGGCGAGGGCGCGCTCGAGGAGCGGTCTGGCACGGGTGGTATCCCTTGGATGCAGGTAGAGGTCGCCCAGCTGACTCAGGCTGGTCGCCACCTCGGGATGCTCGCCGCCCAGCACGGCCTCTCTCAATGTGAGCGCATGTTGGCTCCGCCTGAGGGCCTCGGTGTATTGGCCGGCCGCTTGGAGCTCGTTGGCTTCGTCGAACGCCGCCTGCGCCTCCAGCAGCCTCGCCTCCGCTCGCACCTCGCCGGCCGCCACGTTCGCCGTGCAGCACAGGACGGCCAATATCATCCATCCGAGCGAGCGCCACATGTCATTCATCCAGGAGCCCATGGCCTGAAGTACCAGGGAGATGTCTGATTCTACTGTGATGGTCCTCACTGGCTTCGTATGAGATCGCTCACGAATAGGAGCCGGGTGGTGTCTGTTCTCTGAATCCCGGCGTGCTGCTGGCATTGACGCGTCAATGACGTGTCCAATGCTCGCGGTTCTCTGGCGATGAGCGACGAAGAGCAGACAGCGATTCTCGACGAGCGCGGCCGGAGCCGGCCCGCTGCTGGTGGCTCCGCGGGGTCGTGGGAGGAGCCTGGCCGCACTCCCATCACCACCCCGGGCATCCTCCCTGGTGAGCGGCGTTCGCTCGAGGTGGGGATGTGGGTGACGGGCCGCTACCACACCGGGGGTTGCTGGGCGAGGGCGGCATGGGCCGCATCTGGCTCGTCGAGGACGTGTAGGAGCAGCGCCGCGTTGAAGGAGATGCAGGTCCCCGCGGGTCTGCCGCCCAACAAGGTCGAGGAGCTCGTGCTGATGTTCCGCCACGAGTTCTTCGCGATGAAGCGGCTCCAGGGCACGCTGGAGTACCTCGCCCCCGAGTGGCAGCGCGGCGCCAGCATCGATGGGCGCGCGGACCTCTACTCGCTGGGGGTGCTGGCCTTCTTCCTGGCCACGCGCCAGCTGTCCTTCAAGGGGGAAACTGTCTCCCCGGGTCAGCGCAGCGCAGGGTAGTCCGTGTAGCCCTTCTCCTCGCCACTGTAGAGGGTGGAGAAGTCCGCCGTGTTGAGCGGGGCCTCGCGCCGGAAGCGCTCCGGCAGGTCTGGATTGGCGATGAACGGCACGCCGTAGGCCACGAGCTCGGCCCGCCTCCCGGGCGTTCTCGGCCGCGCGCCGGAACTGCTCGACGATGCCGGGAATATCTCGTCGGTCGCGAGCGCTCGCGGCGTCACCATGCGCGTCTTTCCCTTGAAGGTGAAGACCTCCCCGTCGACGGATTGCTCCAGGCGCGTACCGGCGGCAGAACGACCAGACTCGCGCTCTTCGCTGAGTCGTCCACGCCTTGTTGCCTCGCGGGCAACGGATTGGGCGGGTGATATGAAATCCTGACAGTCCTTGCCCATGTCTTGTTGCTTCGCGAGCAACAGATTGAGAGGGTGGGACGACGGAATTCGCTGTCGTGAATGCGAGGAATTGACGGGATTCCGCGAGGTCTGTACGGTGACTGCCAAACCCGCGGACATGGGAGTCGAACATGAGGAGCTTCCTGCTCATCCTGGCAGCGTTTGTCGTATCTGGTTGTGGAGGGACGGAGTTCGAGCCCGGCGAGGACTTGCTGGCGCGAAGCGAGAGTGCCCTCGTCACCTGTTCGACGAGCTGCGCGAACGGAAACACCATCTCCTGTCAGGGGACGACCTGCTCCGCATCGGATGGCAATCATGTGACGTGTGATGGCACCGCTCAGTACTGCGGGCTCACGCCGGCGCCCATCTGCTCCTCGAGCAGCTCGTGCACGAATCTCAATGGGCAGTCGTGCTCGCTCCCTGGCTCCACGCGCAGCTGCTGTGTCGGCAGTTCCGTCGCGGGGACCTGCTCCTGCACCAGCACGAGGAAGTGGCGGTGCCTCTCCCTGCAGGATCCCGGGCTGCGATAGCCTGTAGTCCAGGCTCCTGTGAGAACGCTCTTCCCGGCGGAGCGGATGTCGCGCTATGGCACGGTGACCCCGGGGCGCCCCCTCCAGCGCATGCGGGCTCCGAGCATAACGCTGCGAACGTCGATCTCCGCACGCACCGGGTGGAGACCCTCTCACCGTGGTTCGACCACCACGTTCCCTTCACGGTGCACGGCCTCTGGGTTCCAGGTACTCGAGGAGGGATGCGGGCGGGCGGATGCCCTCGCGCAACTCCGGAGCGGGCACGAGCGGAAGTGGCATGAGCCGCAGCGGGAGCACTCCCGCCCAGCAATCCAGTGACAGATCCTCCTCGTCGTCGCGAGGTGGTCCGGTGCGGATCTTCGCCGAGGCCTCCTCCAGCGGCAGCCGAAGCACGGACGTCGCCTTCAACTCCTGGCCATTGGGTGGGCGCACCTCGGCCCAACGGCCGCGCAGGGCATGGTTCGTGATGGCCTCCAGTGCTCGGGTCTTCTCCGCGTCGTCCGTCACCAGCGACGCCGTGCCCAGCACCATCACCGAGCGGTAGTTCGCGCTGTGGTGGAACGCGGAGCGCGCCAGGACGAGCCCGTCCAGCAGCGTCACCGTGAGGCACACCGGCACGCCCTGGGAGAGCTGCCGGGCGAGCCGGCTCACCGAGGCGCCGTGCAGGTACAGGTTTCGTCCGATGCGTCCGTACACCATGGGGAGCACGTACGGTTGGCCCTCCACCGCCACTCCCACGTGAGCCACGAGGCCCTCGTCGAGGATGGCGTGGATGACGGGCTCCTCGTAGGAGGCGCGCTGTGGGAGGCGGCGGACGGTCCCTCGTTCACTGGGCGGGGTGGGTGTGTTCATGCGTCTCTTCATCTCTCCGGACTGGTCCATCCAACAGGCCCAGTTCCGACAAATCGGATGGACCAGTTCCCGCGATCCGAGGCAGGCTCCCCACCATGAAGGGCTGGGACCTGACGCTCGATCTCCGCGCACCCTCTCCAACGCCTCTCTTCGTGCGCATCGCCCGCGCGCTGGAGGACGACATCCGTCGCGGCCGGCTCCCTCCCGGGGCCCCGCTGCCCGGAAGCCGCACCCTGGCCGAGTCCCTGGGCGTGCACCGCAACACCGTGCTCGCCGCGTACCGGGAGTTGGAGACGCAGGGGTGGATCACCACCTCGGCGGCTCGGGCCACCTACGTCTCTCCCTCGCTTCCAGACGTGCCCGCGCATCCCTCCGCCGGAGCCCCCCGTCCGGACATGCCCTCGCACGTGGGCTTCCCGCTGCCTTCCGCGCCCCTGCGCCGTGAGTACCCCACGCCTCCGCGTGGCACGCTCGTCCTCGCGGGAGGTGTTCCCGATGTCCGGCTCGTCCCCGCTTCCGTCCTGGCTCGTGCCTACCGTCGCGCGCTGAAGCTCGATGGCAAACGCCTGCTCGACTATGGCGATCCGAGTGGCCACCCGCGCCTCCGTTCCGCGCTCGCCGGAATGCTCTCCTCCCTGCGAGGGCTCGCCGTCCGCGCGGACGATCTGATCATCACCCGGGGAAGTCAGGGGGCGTTGGATCTGGTGGCGCGCACCCTGCTACGGCCCGGGGACACCGTGGTGGTGGAGGCGATCGGCTACCGTGCCGCCTGGAATGCGCTCCAGCTCGCCGGGGCCCG contains:
- a CDS encoding pyridoxamine 5'-phosphate oxidase family protein, with protein sequence MNTPTPPSERGTVRRLPQRASYEEPVIHAILDEGLVAHVGVAVEGQPYVLPMVYGRIGRNLYLHGASVSRLARQLSQGVPVCLTVTLLDGLVLARSAFHHSANYRSVMVLGTASLVTDDAEKTRALEAITNHALRGRWAEVRPPNGQELKATSVLRLPLEEASAKIRTGPPRDDEEDLSLDCWAGVLPLRLMPLPLVPAPELREGIRPPASLLEYLEPRGRAP
- a CDS encoding CHAT domain-containing tetratricopeptide repeat protein; the encoded protein is MWRSLGWMILAVLCCTANVAAGEVRAEARLLEAQAAFDEANELQAAGQYTEALRRSQHALTLREAVLGGEHPEVATSLSQLGDLYLHPRDTTRARPLLERALAIQERTLGGNHPDVARTLNSLGVLLGIQGAYGQATQFHERALSIRETALGKHHPDLAQTLISLASAYQEQGSYGQAEPLVQRALAIQEAAFGGNDPQVAASLNTLALLYRNQKQYARAEPLLERALAIREVSLGQHHPDVASTLNDLASVHYYQRAYARAEPLYKRALAIREAALGKNHPDVGHTYNNLGLLYAARGSYARAEPLYKRALTIWETSLGKHHPTVAAVLDNLATLCRNRRLYARAEPLYRRALAIREATLGRNHPQLIHTIVEFARLRLAQDRLADAIPLFMRAFTLSEEYLREEALDLSESRQLHLLQFLHTDEERLYSLLWAHPDDARVRHLALTAVLLRKGRSIEETSNTSRIVYRGLGAQDREQLEQLRAIRSQLATLALQGPGSLAPAEYQRRLEELASQGDILETGLVRRSAPLRALISLPPPAEMVERVAAALPQDAALVELVAYAHRPLIPESGPHRAESAGPLRYLALVLFPSGRIRALDLGPAAPIDLATTELCNAFSSRDAAYQHHARTLYSLAFRPLLPLLGDVRRLFIAPDGQLGLVPFHALHDGHDFLIERFDFTRLTSGRDLLPRPQRPSPSRSVVVFAAPSFEATQGTGSPWAPLPGTRQEALAIQRLLPQTQLFLGHDATRERLFQVKAPGILHIATHGFFLENTAAPADSRALIQVGAADRGPSPRRPSDPLLRSGLVLTSAPVTALELASLDLWGTELVVLSACDTGRGDVRLGQGIYGLSRALVTAGAETVVSSLWKVNDATTQILMEDYYRHLLAGKGRAAALREAMRALRRIQPHPYYWAPFIALGRDTPLRALAPNAQTPSAGWL